From Granulicella sp. WH15, the proteins below share one genomic window:
- a CDS encoding peptidoglycan-binding domain-containing protein, with translation MLFGRSSLMVSALLLTVVGTASLPGFAMMPRAHRGPTSPSMFSKRARASKPATQRAIAPERATEIQNALIKSGYMTGTASGTWDASTVSAMEKFQADNGWQTKLVPDSRAIIKLGLGPNNEASAAGEIAGADAAKERANIENQQ, from the coding sequence ATGTTGTTCGGCCGCTCTTCCCTGATGGTCTCAGCGTTGCTCCTGACAGTTGTCGGGACGGCAAGCCTGCCCGGCTTCGCCATGATGCCGCGCGCTCATCGCGGCCCCACCTCTCCAAGCATGTTCAGCAAGCGGGCACGGGCGTCGAAGCCTGCGACCCAGCGGGCGATTGCGCCGGAGCGCGCCACCGAGATCCAGAACGCCCTCATCAAGTCGGGCTATATGACCGGCACCGCCTCGGGAACGTGGGACGCGTCCACGGTGTCGGCGATGGAAAAGTTTCAGGCCGACAACGGCTGGCAGACCAAGCTGGTGCCCGACTCGCGGGCGATCATCAAGCTGGGCCTGGGGCCGAATAACGAGGCTTCGGCAGCGGGCGAGATCGCCGGAGCGGACGCGGCTAAAGAGCGCGCGAATATCGAGAACCAGCAGTAA
- a CDS encoding FliM/FliN family flagellar motor switch protein, giving the protein MPDAPENITPQLLEDIELEATLQFGSRELQLRELLGLSPGDIVELNRHVSEPVELVVADRVVARGEVVVDVGNFALRITEVATPQLRLESIRCLF; this is encoded by the coding sequence ATGCCGGACGCGCCAGAAAATATTACCCCGCAGTTGCTCGAAGACATCGAGCTGGAGGCCACACTTCAGTTTGGGTCTCGCGAGCTACAGCTCCGCGAACTGCTCGGGCTCTCTCCCGGAGACATCGTCGAGCTGAACCGGCACGTCTCCGAGCCGGTCGAGCTAGTCGTCGCCGACCGCGTCGTCGCCCGGGGCGAGGTCGTCGTAGATGTCGGCAACTTTGCCCTTCGCATCACCGAGGTAGCCACCCCACAACTTCGCCTGGAGAGTATCCGATGCCTGTTTTAG
- a CDS encoding FliA/WhiG family RNA polymerase sigma factor has translation MANPIQIQKTHRSTSEVIVVEGIPMRQLRGKLSEKLSDLPDVPALHDPSRRGAAGSASDEAFDVSDGPTTGTLDRRTGSYGSGNGIALLSRPSAAPVLTPSERDQLLMEHLSTVRYLARRIHERLPQHVDLDDLVSAGVVGLIDALSKFDHNKKVQFKSYAQFRIRGAILDSLRTLDWSPRELRRKGRAVEEAIRNSTQRLGRAPSEQEIARELEISLSDYQTLLGELKGLEIGSLHMERSEDSGDEELAYIPGSPNEDPLFRCLKGEMKQRLADAIEELPEKERMVLTLYYFEELTMKEIGLTLGVVESRVSQIHSAAVVRLRCALAALRPSGIPTKPAKTTQTAKVMRLSR, from the coding sequence ATGGCGAATCCGATCCAGATTCAGAAGACGCACCGCAGCACCAGCGAAGTAATCGTGGTCGAGGGTATCCCAATGAGGCAATTGAGAGGAAAGTTGAGCGAGAAGTTGAGTGATCTGCCGGATGTTCCAGCACTGCACGATCCCTCTCGCCGGGGTGCGGCAGGTTCAGCCTCAGACGAGGCGTTCGATGTCTCTGACGGACCAACTACCGGCACGCTCGACCGTCGGACCGGCTCCTACGGCTCCGGCAATGGTATCGCGCTGCTCTCCCGGCCCTCCGCCGCGCCGGTTCTCACCCCCTCCGAGCGCGACCAGCTCCTGATGGAGCACCTCTCCACCGTCCGCTATCTGGCCCGCCGCATCCACGAGCGGCTGCCGCAGCACGTCGACCTGGACGATCTCGTCTCGGCCGGAGTCGTCGGCCTTATCGACGCCTTATCCAAGTTTGACCACAATAAGAAGGTCCAGTTTAAGAGCTACGCCCAGTTCCGCATCCGCGGGGCCATTCTGGATTCGCTGCGCACTCTGGACTGGAGTCCGCGCGAGCTGCGCCGCAAGGGAAGGGCCGTCGAGGAGGCCATCCGCAACTCTACCCAGCGCCTGGGCCGCGCTCCATCGGAGCAGGAGATCGCCCGAGAGCTGGAGATCTCGCTCTCCGACTACCAGACCCTGCTGGGCGAGTTGAAGGGCCTCGAGATCGGCAGCCTGCACATGGAACGCTCAGAGGACTCGGGCGATGAGGAACTGGCTTACATCCCCGGCTCGCCCAACGAGGATCCGCTCTTCCGCTGCCTCAAGGGCGAGATGAAGCAGCGCCTCGCCGACGCCATCGAGGAGCTGCCCGAGAAGGAGCGCATGGTCCTGACCCTCTACTACTTCGAGGAGCTGACCATGAAGGAGATTGGCCTGACCCTGGGGGTGGTCGAGTCGCGCGTCTCGCAGATTCACTCCGCCGCCGTTGTGCGCCTGCGCTGTGCGCTTGCCGCGCTTCGGCCCAGCGGCATTCCGACCAAACCGGCGAAGACAACGCAGACGGCGAAGGTCATGCGCCTCAGCCGCTAA
- the flhA gene encoding flagellar biosynthesis protein FlhA, giving the protein MEKPVIEQGINLRALQPALLPVVAISMVFVMLVPIPGFILDVLLAASITASVIVFLTAIQVRKAVDFSVFPTLLLLLTLFRLSLNIASSRRILLHGHEGTAAAGDVIQAFGQFVVGGNYVVGFVLFLALIAIQFLVVAHGAVRTAEVTARFTLDALPGKQMAIDADMNAGLIDEQGARKRRQAIAREAEFYGSMDGAAKFNQRDAMATILITAINIVAGIVIGTVQQGVDLATAVKTYTILTVGDGLVTLIPSLLVSIAGGMILTRASSSGQLDDELGTQLLARRNTLWIACAVLLGLALIPGLPKLSFILLAGGVALIARKLPAPQPEEPEVFESKSKKAEATDLTKAGENLASLLKMDELTLEIGFQLIPLVDEKQGGQMLNRVRALRRHLATELGFIVPPVHITDNLRLKPREYTVSLRGIEIARWQTEPNSLLAVNADPKARALPGVETREPAFGVAARWIQTGLEDAALAAGYSVVDQTTVIGTHLGELIRRHAHELLGRQEVKRLLDSLSESHPKLVEELVPKLMSLGEVQKVLQQLLREQVSIRDLGAILEVLVEAAPQSKNIVHLVESVRQSLGRALVTPLLDPEGSLRVLMIDPGLESELVGTFDPQAANLLGDGASRHPNQGEFLRRLVESVKRLTGGGTAMALPVLLCPSPARYHVRRWLEPFVPKITVLAPVEIPPEVRVRSIGTVG; this is encoded by the coding sequence ATGGAAAAACCCGTAATCGAACAGGGAATCAACCTCCGCGCCTTGCAGCCCGCGCTGCTTCCCGTGGTGGCCATCAGCATGGTCTTCGTCATGCTGGTCCCCATCCCCGGCTTCATCCTGGACGTACTCCTCGCCGCCTCGATCACGGCCTCGGTAATCGTCTTCCTCACGGCCATTCAAGTTCGCAAGGCGGTGGACTTCTCCGTCTTCCCGACGCTGTTGCTGCTGCTCACGCTCTTCCGGCTCTCGCTCAACATCGCCAGCAGCCGCCGCATCCTGCTGCACGGGCACGAGGGCACCGCCGCCGCCGGAGACGTTATCCAGGCCTTCGGCCAGTTCGTCGTCGGCGGCAACTACGTTGTGGGCTTCGTGCTCTTCCTGGCCCTCATCGCCATCCAGTTTCTGGTCGTTGCCCACGGCGCGGTTCGCACCGCCGAGGTCACAGCCCGCTTCACGCTGGACGCGCTTCCCGGCAAACAGATGGCTATCGACGCCGACATGAACGCCGGTCTCATCGATGAGCAGGGAGCCCGCAAGCGCCGTCAGGCCATCGCCCGCGAGGCCGAGTTCTACGGCTCCATGGACGGCGCGGCCAAGTTCAACCAGCGCGACGCGATGGCCACCATCCTCATCACCGCCATCAACATCGTCGCGGGCATCGTCATCGGCACGGTGCAGCAGGGCGTGGACCTGGCCACCGCGGTCAAGACCTACACCATCCTCACCGTCGGCGACGGCCTCGTCACCCTCATCCCCAGCCTGCTGGTCTCGATCGCCGGAGGCATGATCCTCACCCGCGCCTCCTCCTCGGGCCAACTCGACGACGAGCTGGGCACGCAGCTCCTTGCCCGCCGCAATACCCTCTGGATCGCCTGCGCCGTCCTGCTCGGCCTCGCCCTCATCCCCGGCCTGCCCAAGCTCTCGTTCATCCTGCTCGCCGGGGGAGTCGCCCTCATCGCCCGCAAGCTCCCCGCTCCCCAACCCGAGGAGCCGGAGGTCTTCGAGTCCAAGTCGAAGAAGGCCGAGGCCACCGACCTCACCAAGGCGGGCGAGAACCTGGCCAGCCTGCTCAAGATGGACGAGCTGACGCTCGAGATCGGCTTCCAGCTCATCCCTCTGGTGGACGAGAAGCAGGGCGGCCAGATGCTCAACCGCGTCCGCGCCCTGCGCCGCCATTTGGCCACCGAGCTGGGCTTCATCGTGCCTCCGGTCCACATTACCGACAACCTCCGGCTCAAGCCGCGCGAGTACACGGTCAGCCTGCGCGGCATCGAGATCGCCCGCTGGCAGACCGAGCCGAACTCCCTGCTGGCCGTGAACGCCGACCCCAAGGCCCGCGCGCTGCCCGGCGTCGAGACCAGGGAACCTGCCTTCGGCGTTGCCGCCCGCTGGATCCAGACCGGCCTCGAGGACGCAGCCCTGGCCGCTGGGTACTCAGTCGTAGACCAGACCACGGTCATAGGAACCCACCTCGGAGAGCTGATCCGCCGCCATGCGCACGAGCTGCTGGGCCGCCAGGAGGTCAAGCGCCTTCTCGACTCGCTCTCTGAGAGCCACCCCAAGCTGGTCGAGGAGCTGGTCCCCAAGCTGATGAGCCTTGGCGAAGTCCAGAAGGTGCTGCAGCAGTTGCTCCGGGAGCAGGTCTCCATCCGCGACCTCGGAGCCATCCTCGAGGTGCTGGTCGAGGCCGCACCCCAGTCCAAGAACATCGTTCATCTGGTCGAGTCCGTCCGCCAGAGCCTGGGCCGTGCTCTGGTCACGCCGCTGCTCGACCCCGAAGGCTCACTCCGGGTCCTGATGATCGACCCCGGCCTCGAGTCCGAGCTGGTCGGCACCTTCGATCCCCAAGCTGCCAACCTGCTCGGCGACGGTGCCTCCCGGCACCCCAACCAAGGAGAGTTTCTGCGTCGGCTGGTGGAATCTGTGAAACGCCTAACCGGAGGTGGCACGGCGATGGCCCTCCCCGTGCTCCTATGTCCGAGTCCGGCCCGATATCACGTTCGTCGCTGGCTGGAGCCGTTCGTGCCCAAGATCACGGTCCTCGCCCCGGTGGAGATACCGCCGGAGGTCCGGGTCAGAAGCATCGGGACGGTGGGTTAA
- a CDS encoding EscU/YscU/HrcU family type III secretion system export apparatus switch protein has protein sequence MPEKGTEQGTAQHRKKSKEKGDSVRSRELLSAAAMMAGVLVLGAVAHHFVATWAMLYQQSLDLASVGEVVGEQRWGSAIRRMLLITLTPVGVVMAASFASALTVGVAQGGGLSIHPNALSLKFERLNPITNLGNLFSLRSATRVFKSLVPAAAMVLFGWAALKKLMLPMPVMSVMRLPTALTTAYSLALDAAWITLIWSGVDYAVEWAAWNKRMKMTKQQVRDEMKETMGNPHTKARIRQAQNNLRRKVKADVSRASVVITNPTHYAVALEFSFDTMQAPTVLAKGRDLHAAEIREAARWAGIPIIENPPLARSLFRTVEPGQSIPFELYATVAGILAFLYRQKVEEKLREEKQRAAAKAAAAAKYPPPTAGIRPGIQPDSQPSQGGGM, from the coding sequence ATGCCTGAGAAGGGCACAGAGCAGGGAACCGCACAACATCGCAAGAAGTCCAAGGAGAAGGGCGACAGCGTCCGCAGCCGTGAGCTGCTGAGCGCCGCGGCGATGATGGCTGGCGTCCTCGTGCTCGGTGCGGTGGCGCACCACTTCGTCGCTACCTGGGCCATGCTCTACCAGCAAAGTCTTGACCTTGCCTCCGTCGGTGAGGTGGTCGGCGAGCAGCGCTGGGGTAGCGCCATTCGCAGGATGCTTCTGATTACGCTCACTCCCGTGGGTGTGGTAATGGCGGCCAGCTTCGCGAGCGCGCTCACGGTGGGAGTCGCTCAGGGCGGCGGTCTCAGCATCCATCCCAACGCGCTCAGTCTCAAGTTCGAGCGGCTCAACCCCATCACCAACCTGGGCAATCTCTTCAGCCTGCGCTCGGCCACGCGCGTCTTCAAGTCGCTCGTACCTGCCGCTGCAATGGTTCTCTTCGGCTGGGCCGCGCTCAAAAAGCTCATGCTCCCCATGCCGGTAATGAGCGTGATGCGCCTTCCCACCGCGCTTACCACCGCCTACTCGCTCGCCCTCGACGCAGCCTGGATCACTCTCATCTGGAGCGGTGTCGACTACGCCGTCGAGTGGGCGGCCTGGAACAAGCGCATGAAGATGACCAAGCAGCAGGTGAGGGACGAGATGAAGGAGACGATGGGCAATCCCCATACCAAGGCTCGCATCCGTCAGGCCCAGAACAACCTGCGCCGCAAGGTCAAGGCCGACGTCTCGCGGGCCTCGGTCGTCATCACCAACCCCACCCACTACGCGGTCGCGCTGGAGTTCAGCTTCGACACCATGCAGGCTCCCACGGTGCTGGCCAAGGGCCGTGACCTGCACGCCGCCGAGATCCGCGAAGCCGCGCGCTGGGCCGGAATCCCCATCATCGAGAATCCGCCGCTCGCCCGCAGCCTCTTCCGCACGGTCGAGCCGGGACAGTCCATCCCCTTCGAGCTTTACGCCACCGTCGCGGGCATCCTCGCGTTTCTCTATCGCCAGAAGGTGGAAGAGAAGCTGCGCGAAGAGAAGCAGCGCGCCGCCGCCAAGGCTGCTGCCGCCGCTAAGTACCCACCGCCCACAGCGGGCATCAGGCCCGGCATTCAACCCGATTCTCAACCGAGCCAGGGAGGTGGCATGTGA
- a CDS encoding flagellar biosynthetic protein FliR gives MTIAQDVKTIEHWPAYLSAAVLVMMRVSSLMVFAPIFSSAAVASRIKVGFVLAVTVLLAPAVAAVPGAHAVLDVSAILGELAVGLCFGLALTLLVEAVNFASTLLGQSFSFSLVNLLDPNTRVETAVMGQMLNWFTILILLAAGLDRTLLAALVRSFAAIPVGRAVFLASSGAALVSMASGIFLAGLQLAAPVMAAALAVEMTISMVSRLAPQLPAMIISIPLKTMVSYAVLLASLAVWPGWIEQHFTLLLDNAAKLLVAHP, from the coding sequence ATGACCATCGCGCAAGACGTAAAGACGATCGAGCACTGGCCCGCGTACCTGAGCGCCGCGGTTCTGGTGATGATGCGCGTCAGCAGCCTGATGGTCTTCGCCCCGATCTTCAGCTCTGCTGCTGTTGCTTCGCGCATCAAGGTTGGCTTCGTTCTTGCGGTCACGGTGCTGCTCGCGCCCGCTGTGGCCGCGGTGCCGGGGGCTCATGCGGTCCTCGACGTCTCGGCCATCCTCGGTGAACTGGCTGTCGGCCTCTGCTTCGGCCTCGCTCTCACCTTGCTTGTCGAGGCGGTCAACTTCGCCAGCACGCTCCTCGGCCAGTCCTTCAGCTTCTCGCTCGTCAATCTGCTCGACCCCAACACCCGCGTCGAGACAGCGGTCATGGGACAGATGCTCAACTGGTTCACAATCCTCATCCTTCTAGCTGCCGGTCTCGACCGCACGCTGCTGGCCGCTCTGGTCCGCAGCTTCGCCGCGATTCCAGTGGGCCGCGCCGTCTTCCTCGCGTCCTCTGGCGCGGCCCTGGTCTCGATGGCCAGCGGAATCTTTCTTGCCGGTCTGCAACTGGCCGCGCCGGTTATGGCCGCGGCGCTCGCAGTCGAGATGACCATCAGCATGGTCAGCCGTCTGGCTCCTCAGCTTCCCGCCATGATTATCAGCATCCCGCTCAAAACGATGGTCTCCTACGCCGTTCTACTGGCCTCGCTCGCAGTATGGCCGGGCTGGATCGAGCAGCACTTCACCCTGCTTCTCGACAACGCGGCAAAGCTGCTGGTGGCGCACCCATGA
- a CDS encoding flagellar biosynthetic protein FliQ, protein MGPDQVVYIMRQLLIEAILLAAPLLLAAATISLIVSLLQTLTGVQEQTLTAVPRLIVVFLVTMAAMPWMIHRLIGYTLRLFIDLHRYLG, encoded by the coding sequence ATGGGCCCCGATCAAGTCGTCTACATCATGCGCCAGTTGCTCATCGAGGCGATTCTCCTTGCCGCGCCGTTGCTGCTTGCTGCCGCCACTATCAGTCTTATCGTCAGTTTGCTGCAAACGCTTACGGGCGTGCAGGAGCAGACCCTCACCGCTGTTCCTCGTCTTATCGTCGTCTTCCTCGTCACCATGGCGGCGATGCCCTGGATGATTCATCGTCTGATCGGCTACACCCTTCGTCTCTTTATCGACCTCCACCGCTACCTCGGCTAA
- the fliP gene encoding flagellar type III secretion system pore protein FliP (The bacterial flagellar biogenesis protein FliP forms a type III secretion system (T3SS)-type pore required for flagellar assembly.), with amino-acid sequence MLLASIGRLRIAVLVLAIMLLAGGVSVQAAELAAAIAQSSDASVVTQSSAQPSVQASAPSNRQSRVQSRARARARRRDAVRALTPGTGRADPPPDSIATALAKGGSTSWSIVVGLTLLTLLPAILLAMTPMVRLLVVFHFLRQALGTQTAPSNQVLMGLALMMTWFLMQPVLTEVEQKATTPYRQGVITGEVAIARGIDPVKHYMLRYAREKDLAVFAAAGMTRRPQNREDLPFQVVVPAYILSELKAGFQIGAVLFLPFLLVDLVVASITTSIGMLQLPPVVISTPVKILLFVMVDGWNLLADKLLKSF; translated from the coding sequence GTGCTTCTAGCTTCGATAGGTCGGCTGCGGATCGCGGTGCTGGTTCTGGCCATCATGCTGCTGGCCGGTGGCGTGAGCGTGCAGGCTGCGGAGCTTGCGGCTGCCATCGCTCAGAGCTCCGATGCTTCGGTGGTCACCCAATCTAGTGCTCAGCCCAGTGTTCAGGCCAGTGCTCCATCCAATAGGCAGTCCCGAGTTCAATCCCGCGCGCGCGCAAGAGCCCGGCGTCGGGATGCAGTCCGGGCGCTCACGCCCGGCACCGGGCGCGCGGACCCACCGCCTGACTCCATCGCCACGGCACTCGCGAAGGGAGGCAGTACCTCCTGGTCCATCGTCGTCGGCCTCACGCTGCTCACGCTGCTGCCTGCGATCCTTCTGGCCATGACGCCGATGGTGCGTCTCCTGGTGGTCTTTCACTTCCTCCGCCAAGCGCTGGGCACGCAGACCGCGCCCAGCAATCAGGTGCTGATGGGGCTTGCCCTGATGATGACCTGGTTCCTCATGCAGCCGGTCCTCACGGAGGTTGAGCAGAAGGCCACGACGCCTTATCGGCAGGGCGTCATTACGGGCGAGGTTGCGATTGCGCGCGGCATTGATCCGGTCAAGCACTACATGCTGCGCTACGCACGGGAGAAGGATCTGGCCGTCTTTGCTGCGGCTGGCATGACTCGCCGCCCGCAGAACAGAGAAGACCTGCCGTTCCAGGTCGTCGTGCCTGCTTACATTCTTTCGGAGTTGAAGGCAGGTTTTCAGATCGGCGCGGTTCTCTTTCTGCCCTTTCTGCTGGTCGACCTCGTTGTGGCCAGCATTACGACCTCCATCGGCATGTTGCAGCTGCCGCCGGTCGTCATCTCCACCCCGGTCAAGATATTGCTCTTCGTCATGGTCGACGGCTGGAACCTGCTAGCCGACAAGCTCTTGAAGAGCTTCTAA
- a CDS encoding flagellar biosynthetic protein FliO, producing the protein MNRTMEQVTQPHFKSSISARFASDGLIYKFLLMFRRLSVGYRRDGSIVPRRMEVIETVSLGGRRSLILVRCGGQQFLVGCGPEQVNTIAAVAETEPLCF; encoded by the coding sequence ATGAATCGCACGATGGAACAGGTTACGCAGCCACACTTCAAGAGCAGCATATCCGCGCGTTTCGCGAGCGACGGCCTCATTTATAAGTTTCTCCTCATGTTCCGCAGGTTGAGCGTCGGCTATCGCCGTGATGGAAGCATCGTTCCTCGGCGGATGGAGGTCATCGAGACGGTCTCGCTGGGCGGACGTCGCAGCCTTATCCTGGTGCGTTGTGGTGGTCAGCAGTTTCTTGTGGGGTGTGGGCCGGAGCAGGTAAACACCATCGCTGCTGTCGCGGAGACGGAGCCCCTGTGCTTCTAG
- a CDS encoding flagellar basal body-associated FliL family protein: MADSAVTSRDLSNTSAANVSFFPLVPFLIAVALSVVLAAGGMAGVLFWMARSGRIAKTSVPTALAASVATSPAKSRAISMEPMLVNLADPGGQSYLRIGIVLGLEEMPSSKDKDKKEEASSVKGGKAVDEGEAAMRDAALTIISNETADQLLSLEGKEALKQKLKAAMGKAVPGLKVSEIFFTDFLVQR; this comes from the coding sequence ATGGCTGACTCGGCAGTGACCTCCAGAGATCTCTCCAATACTTCTGCGGCGAATGTCTCCTTCTTCCCGCTCGTGCCGTTTCTGATTGCGGTGGCTCTCTCGGTTGTGTTGGCGGCTGGCGGCATGGCGGGCGTTCTGTTCTGGATGGCCCGCTCTGGCCGCATTGCCAAGACATCTGTGCCGACTGCTCTCGCTGCGTCTGTGGCAACGTCCCCAGCGAAATCTCGCGCCATCTCGATGGAGCCCATGTTGGTCAACCTTGCTGATCCGGGTGGCCAATCCTATCTCCGCATCGGCATTGTTCTGGGCCTGGAGGAGATGCCTTCAAGCAAGGATAAGGACAAGAAGGAAGAAGCGTCTTCTGTGAAGGGCGGCAAGGCGGTCGATGAGGGAGAAGCTGCTATGCGTGACGCGGCTCTCACCATCATCAGCAACGAGACTGCGGATCAGCTGCTCTCGCTCGAGGGCAAGGAGGCGCTCAAGCAGAAGCTCAAGGCTGCGATGGGCAAGGCTGTTCCCGGCCTCAAGGTCTCCGAGATCTTTTTTACCGACTTCTTAGTACAGCGCTAA